ggaatccggggccagatcatggaaatccagcccataatagaacatgagccccctaacaaagggatctagagcaaggcctagccctcggaggaagtgagagatgaacacaacactcttgttgggttcgggagtggggatgacctgccctcgggcaggcagcctgtgcgagatttcggaggtcaaatacctggcctctcttagcttcttgatgtcttcctctgtgacagaggagcgcatccaccgaccttgaaggttggatccggacatggttgaaggtccgaagcgtctgacctgagccttgggtgttggaactcgaggcgggggaaggattcgattgagcacgagagagaaaaaaggacatgccttggcctccttataaagagggtgaatatcaagcgtcctcctcgtggccgtttgggacttgcctaaaattgaggagtcataccaacatgcacgattgggttacccacgtccatattgatgagaatctcgtaataagggggatatgatctctgctttgacaagacgtgtcaggaaaaccgcctcgtgatatgtgcagtgctggttgagaaaaacggttcgaataaagaccaggccatgacatgatgtcatgttgctaaacgcattagcagattagatttgtggaaatattattctctctatggtggtatgtggaacttgttttgcagagccggacactatccttgtgttcaaaatcttctatggagtattcgaaggaggaacccgccttgcaatgtcgaagacaagatTGCGcggcggactcatcgtcattgaagcctggttcaggggctactgagggagtcctggattagggggtctccggacagccggactatatcctttggtcggactgttggactatgaagatacaagattgaagacttcgtcccgtgtccggatgggactttccttggcgtggaaggcaagcttggcaatacggatatgtagatctcctcccttgtaacccactctgtgtaaccctagccccctccgttgtctatataaaccggatggtttagtcgataagacaacatacaatcataccataggctaccttctagggtttagcctctacgatctcgtggtaaatcaactcttgtaatactcatatcatcaagatcaatcaagcaggacgtagggtgttacctccatcaagagggcccgaacctgggtaaacatcgtgtcccctgcctcttgttaccatccgccttagacgcacagttcgggaccccctaccagagatccgccggttttgacaccgacaccccaaaTCGGCTCTGCTCTTAGAGAAAGCAGGAGACGCACGCCATCGAGATTTTGACCGATGCTAGAACATCGGTTCGATGCATTGACAAGCAGGCCACACGTTGCGACCTGATGCTGACACCAAGGCCTAATACGGAAAAAAAAACTACCGAGCTATGAGAGGGCTTGATTTCGTGGGAGCTTAGTAACTATAACGATTACTCCAAAAAGATATGGTATAATATTAGGTGGTTACTTTTCATTAACTTTATGAAGAATCCAATGATTATGCATACTCGTTCACACAGATATGGCAAGCAAGAAGATTTACATGAATGGGTGTTCATGAGTTAAAATAGATGATCTAAATTTGTATCATTTTAAATGTGTTCAGATTAGGTGGTAACATGCTAGTTTGGGTGTGATAGAGTTGTTTTTATGCAATTATATTTTTTTGAATAGTTTGTTAATCAGGGCTAGTTCTAAGGCTTCAAAGTATAAATGTCCATCACCTATTTATACTAAATATATATGTTTCTAACTCAATCTCTCAATTTAGGATCTTTGTTGTTGTTTAGCAAAATTAATCACATAACAATACCACTAAATATTAAACATAGTCCTTTCATTATTTAATTCGGATGTACCATTGCCCTATTAGTAAATTGAAGCCATATATTTCGAGGAAAGTAATGTCAGTTTGTTTGGATACATTATCCCTTAAAATCTTAGTTAAACCAAAATCCCTAGTTGAGAAAAAAAGAAGGGGGAAATTGCATGCCTCTGCGGATCATTTTGTAACGCTTGAAAAATTGTAGGTACACAAGTTCATGTAAATTTATGAGCCTTAAATATCTTGATAGATAGAGCTACATCTAATAAGTATCTTAACATATACTATTATATCTTCATTCTATGTAAATTCTAGAATATATAACATGTCTTTGGGGAGACTGTCCTCAAATTGATGGCACTACTCATCTATAACCTTCATATGGTAAACACAGCACAATGTCCCGCCTTTTTATATGATAGGAAGAGAAGGTAGGGGCAAAGATTCTTGAAAGAATGCATGACTTCCTCCTATTCCGCTTCGACAGAAGCCCTTAAAATCCTACTTCTATGCCAACAAGGGTTATCCATTTCATAGGAGAGGGTGGGGGAAGCAAGCCAAACCTCTAATCGACCTGGACATGTAAAAAATTCTTGGCGCCAAGAGAAATACGCCATTCGGTAAGTATTTCACTGAGTGTTTTCTCTTGTAAGAAGAGCGTCCATCAGCTTAGAATAAATGAAATACAAACAACCACGTTGGTTGTAATAGATCTACTTGAATGTGTTTTCATCTTGAAGGCATTTCTTTTGGTTGCATCTTGTGATGGTTGTGCCATTGGAAGCTTATTTCATTCTTGTACCTTTATTTTTTGGCCTCACATAATATTTTGTCCATTGTAGGAAAACTATGTACCTCTTTATAGTGCCTTGTCCATTGTTAGTTGATTTGATCACACTACAAACAAGATTTGTATAGAGACCGGTCCTGCCAGTTTTTTGCGAAACATGCAACCAGAAATGATGTTGACCAAGATAGGAAAATTGTACCAACAAGTACAAATGCTGAGAGTAGCACAACCTTTACAGAAGAGACACGAACTATTGTAGAATATAACTATCTTCACCCAAGACGAATGTTCAGGTCAGCGCACCCAGAACCCAACTAGTATATGTTTCTAGTGCACCATCATCTCATCCCTTTTATTTTTGAAAAGTGTACCTGGTCGGCTGATCCATATGAAAATGGTAAAAATACATGACACCCTTATTTTTCTGATTGTGCAGCAAAATATGGATTGCCAATTTGGAGTTTGAGTGGCTCATTGAGAACTGCATTCACTGTGGTTATCATCTCACTTGGCGACGTAAATGCATCAGTGTGAGAGTAGAACAAGTGACATATCTTGCACATGTTCCAAAATAACTCCCTGCATGCCCTAGGAACAACACTATCTTGCTTAAGGACCAACCTTAGCAAATCTTTTCTATATGAGGCTATGGACCTCTTTATTGAATCTTTAGCTGCTTCAATGGACATAGAACCATCACTGTGGAGAACACGTAGCGAAACACTATCAAGTTTTCCCTCGCCGCTCTCCCTCTGTATCAATAGTATATAAAACATATGTCAAAATAGCCCAGTTACGACTTAAATGACTAAAGGGACTGACAAAGATATGAGTAGTTACTATTCTCTTATCAAGTATGCATAATAGGATACACATGATGCATAAACAATAGTAAATGAATCAAACTTCCAAAGCAAACATGGGATTTATTTTCACAACGTATATGCTCTTAATAATATCATCAATGTCTATGAATTTAGATTTTTGTGAGGATTACTTTAGCGCCTGTCGTTTCACCAAATATTCGTGTACAAAGAATTTTCGTGTAGCGATATGTGAAGCCATATACGTAAAAAATGATATGCTTACATAGCTATACTAAACCTTGAAATACACAAATTTTAAGCCATGAAGGGGTTGAAATACCTCAAAGCCTTGGATGTCATTGAGGAGGCGACAACAAGTGCCCATTAGTCTGAACAACTCGTTGTACTCTTGATCATTTACAACACAAGACAAGAGTGCTTGCCTAACAAAATATAATGCTGGGAGCAGAATGGGAGCTACTGTGAATGACACAATTGCAAGTTCCATGTATTCTTTAACTGTTGGCACATATTGTCTCATCCGCCAATCTGCCTCGGTCATCATAGTCCTTAGTAGTTGTAGCCACTACAAAGGAATACAATGTTTCATTGTTGAACAAAAAAACTCAGAATCTGGCAGACGCGCAGGAAACTCACTGTTTCTACTAGGTGCTTTTTGACGTCACGGTTTTGTACAACAGAAGCCATTATTCCAAGCTGGCTCGTTGAAGTGTAAATGGCATAAAACAATATTTTTACTTGCTCAGAGTAGAATTTTTCTTTGTAGTGCTCATCCCACCTAAGACACACATTAGCAAATTACGCAAAATGACTTGTTAGAAACGACAGCATCGAGAAGATGCCATCAGTGGTGCTAAGAGAGAACATACAAATAAATCAAGTTGACAAATCATACTTCTCGATTAGTTCTACAAGGTTTTCTAATTCTTCTCTTGACCCCGCAACATCAAAGAAGTCATCAACAATATTTACGAGTATAGAATTTTTGGCCCATGAAATGCGAGCATCAGACAATTCAGGAGGGAACATGGTAGCAGCAGCAGCGAGATAGCAATATGTCGTCCTCTGTCGTGCAAACAGTAGCTGGTCTAGCTTGTTCTCCTTCACCCAACTGTTGCAACAAAAAAATTTGGAAATTCTCCAAGAAGGGAAGTTACTAAGACAAGAGAGCTTATTTGTCAGATTACCGTTTAAGAAGCTGGAGTTCACTCTGGTAAATAGATTGAGAGATGGTGAAATCTCCAATAGCCAAAGCTAAAATATCTTGGTTTACACAACATGGCCTGATTCACCAAAATGAAGTTGATGTCCAACATCTAtatttatatgattcaaagctCACAAATCTTTTCAAGAAGTAAAACTCTTACCAGTGCTCTGTCTTCAACATCTGCGAaccactcaaatcaaagttttcaaTGTTCCTCTTGTGATCCAGACGATCCATTGTGGCATAGAAGGGAAATTTAAGAGCATACTCCACCTAAAATTATAAAGGTATATAAGTAAACATAAACTGTAACCTGGCCAATATTCAATCAATACATTATCTGAGTTTCAAATTTCATGGAAGCACCTCTACCAATATCGAACTACTTTGCACGTCATCATGAAATATCTTTTCCCTCAATAAGTTCCCTGACCAATAACTTATATTATCGAGGATTAGTTCACTTTCTGATACACTAACTCTTGAagccttgtacaattccattatgGATTTTGTATCACGTAAATATCCTTGAAGTGAATTATGGAAAGTAGAGGCTTCATTGATATGAGACAACTCATCTACATCAGATTGAAATTACTGAATCAAATACAACACTAAGAAAAAGACTATGATAACATTAACAAGATGGGGAATTTCTGCACAAGGAAGTACCTGATGAAATATCATATCCATTCATTCGTAAGATACGAAACGCTATTGCACATGTGGATACATCCAGGATGATTTCCTCATCTCTTTGTAACCAACCACTGCAAAGTGGATATAGTTTGCAAAACTTCAAAAGAGAAATACCAATTTTTTATTTATGAGCTCACAAGTACCTGTATGTCATGTCCAGGATGCTCTTTATCTCACTTGAAAAATACTGAGATATCCCGACCTTTTCAAGAGTATCCACCATTGAAAGCTGGCAATATATATTTGTTGGGTACACTGTTGGCACTGTAAGATTCTGGTGTTGTTAGGCATTTAAAAATAGTGTACGCCCTTGTGAATTCTTAGCATGAAAGGAAAAAAAGACTCACCTGAACCATCAAACTTACTGACAAGAAAATTTAGATACTGGAGGGCTTTGTCATCATAATTTTGGATTAATGCAGCAGCAGTTGTGGAAGGAGAGTTGAACAACGATCCATTCCTCCTCTGGAACTTCATAACTTCATTCCAGTCCGATAGGTTTCCTAGTCCTTCAGCAACATAAGCGATATATGCTTCTCCCCCAGAAGATTTATCCGCAGCAAGTCTAAATTAAGTCATATGTAAGGATATTTGAAAATTCCATTGCATGGTAGTACATGTGCAATACTCTAATTCTTTTGGAAGGAATTATGGCTCTCATAAATACTTTCAAAAGGCAAATATCTTGTAGGAAGTTTTATTTTTCTAAAGAAGGTAAGAAAAAACCAATGCAAACTAAAAAGGTAAGGAAAAAGAATGTAAACTAAGTATCTAACTTTTAAAAGACTATTCCTAGAACCAGACAGGAAAGGAAATAGTACAAATTTCATGCTATAATCATTTTATGGGGAACTCGTGCCACAATTTTCACTAACAAACCTTTCTAGTTCCAACTCCCGGAGATGCAGAATCCCATGAACAGTTGTTTGTCTAACAGGAAACTGCAAACCCATCCCCAAGGCAAGGCTAAGCATACCAGGAAAAATGATATTGAAGCCTATAGGAGCAGCAATCTGTTCATCCATGACAACGGAGACGTTTTTGCCGATAAAATGTATTCCTGAGTATATCATTATCATCGCATCAAGACCCTTGTAAACTTAAAAATGTGAGAGATTAAAACAACATTAGCATGTAAATTCATATGTTCTCAAATTTTATACCTCTCCTAATATGTTCCCTCCCGACATTCCATCTCTGAAGTGCAAGCACACAAGCCAGTGTGGATGAGAGGGTGGCCTTGTTGACTGAGGAGTCCATGTGAGCAAGACCCCATGCTCCATTGGTCTGTTGGTTTTGTAGTATCCATTCAATACACCGCGGGAAGCATGGAACCTCCGGAGACGAGCCTGGTAAGGGCACCATAGCCACCCAAGCGGTGTCGTATGAAGATGGCGACAATTTGGGTTCCAGGAGTTGCTTCTTTATTCTTGCCTTCCGTTCCTAAATTAGTTGAGAAAAGGATCACATGACAGACACGAGATGCCAATATTCAATAGAAAGAACAATCAACACTGATGTACATACCATGTTTTGCAGGCTTGCATTTTCTCCTACAAACGTCCTcgcaccatttgctatttttaagaAAAGAGGTATGTATGTGTCACAAATCAATTAACAAATCACTCACTACATAAAATCTTAGTAAAATATGAACATTATTCAATTTAAAACAAAATAAATGAGTTAAAAATGCCATGAAATCAAGTGTCAGCACATTATATACCTATTTTTACAGGGTTTATGGAGTTATTTGTGCATTTTGTGAATGCATGGGTACCAATTCGTGTGGAGCTGCTTTCGGGAGACAGTGGGAGGTGattggtgccacaccaacttccccgacctctACGTTGAGCTCctgacctcccccccccccccccccccccccccgccatctcgccacattaggtggcttgagattggggcCCTCGCGTGGACCATGTGGACGATCCGTAATAAGCTCGTGATTCAGCGCACCCCTCTTTGACGTGCCACCGACGCTCTCTTCAAactgtctggttacttgcagctttggcggccgcttagccgccctcaggaccgggacgccatctccgccttcatcaCCGACCTGCGCTCGATGGCCGTCCGTCTATCGCCGCCGCCCCCGGAGCCAGATTAGACACCTGGTGTGCTCTCCGTCTCCGACTACGGccccttttcttttgttttgtttttgggcttgttgagttgCGCCCTCAACAGAACCTTTATACTTCTTGTTGTgtgacttgggtgtgtgtgtgcTGAACTAGTCCGTGTATGTTTGCTctgggcggtttgctttatttataaagcggggcgaaagcctttttccgTAAAGTCGAGGTACTATTACCAGTTTTTTTGTGAGCAAGAGGTTACTATTGCCATCTTAGCAATAACCTAGTTTTCTTAACTTCTTTGCCTAGAGTTACAACCATGTCATGAATGTTGTTACCGAGTTCATATTATAGTTATAAGTTCATGACATTCACGCAGTCACCCACATATTCATCTTACATTTATCACTATGGCACCCGTGTTGTTATTACCCATTTTTATAGTTATTTTGAGAGAAAACGAAAACAAACAAAGTAATATATGACGCACGCTTACCGATACATGAAGGAACCATCGTCCGAGCCCTGGCGCGAGTCGAgtagaggggaggaagaagacggtgaCTGCCGGAGGTGAGGCCCAGatcaagaccaagaccaagaggcTGGTTTCTTCGGTCATTGTGCGAGCGAGGCCTCGTCAAGAACGGCGCCGCAGCCGAAGCCACATCTAGCCAACCACGGCGACACGCCGGGACCACGGACGAGACCCCAGCTACTTTCGAGTTTGACATGGGAAGCTACGTACGGTTGGCGTGGCCAATGGAAGAGCAAAGGTTGATGCGTCTAAATGGACATGGCGTGCAGTGTAGGAGTAAGGTTAGCTAGATCTCTTTTAAACTGTATATATGTATATTGCTATCCTAGCAGGTGCCAGGTTGTGCATTTTCAAAGTAAAATTCGCTTTCGGTTTTTCCAACGGCCGTACATGCGTACCGCGGTCAACACAGCCAACTGTTTTTTTTTTGAAGTAACTGCCAACTGGTATTAAATTTGCCGATTTATTTAGCACCAACTGAACTCGGGAAGACTGGTGGCAACTGTTGGTGGATCCACGGCCATGATCGATGCGTCCAAATCCGTCCAGCTCTCTGATTACCAGCAATCCAGCATTGGCCAAAGAATGATGAGCGCCTGTAGAATCTGTCGCGCGGAAACTTATCAACATTGAATCGATCTTCAGAACATCCTTCGGTTTCTTGCCGCTTGATCGTTGGATCAGTCCTCCTTGTCCCGCTAGTAGTATTTTGTTAGCACATCAAAATCATCCACTTGGCGCCGCACAGCCGCCTTGCTCCATCAATATTGACCGCTTGTCCCTGTACGGCTTGCCACTGCAGCAGCACCATACGCAGTTGCTCCAAATTATGTCCCCTCCATGGAGTGCACCTACGCAGTTGTTCCAAATTATGTTCCCTCCGTAGTTTCTTAACGGTTGAAGATCGGCCAGAGGTACAATCCGTACGTACGTACGGGCCTCCATGGTTAATTAGGGCATCCCCAAGGGTAAACTTCGAAATTTCAGCCCATTTGCGCTTAAAAAAAATACTGGTTGCCCAAGGACGCCCCCCGTTTCTTCCCTTCTCATATGTCCAgcctattttatttttattttcaatcAAAATTGAATAGTCGAAAGTTATAGGTTGAACATATAAATAAATAGTTTGACATAAATAAAATTCGGAGTACATAGTTCAAACATAAACAATGGAATAATACCACGAATCTATTGGTTTTCATGATGTCTCCAGAAgtgctccacaagatcattgagaAGTTGTTGACGCACTTCTTGACCTTGAAGTTTTCGATGTGTCTCGAGAAAATGTGCAACCTGCTTGGCCTCTTGTTTCGGGAGGTGGATGTGTCCGGGGGCCTTGCTCCGGGTGGAGGCGAAGGGGGGAGAAGGTTGATTTGGGAAGGTTTTAGGGTGGGGCTGGCTTGTCTAGGCCGATGTGGCGGACATTTTCGGGCCTGTCCATCTTTCGAGTCTAGATAGAAGTGCAGCCACTTTTCATCAGAATTCGCCCAAAGGAACTCTCAGCTAAACTACCCCTAAAAAAACTCTTAGCTAAACTAATATTTTCTGGTATGCATCAAAGGAGATCTGTTGGTGGTTGCCCGCATATAGGCCACTTCGAAGCCTGACCCAGATTCAAAGCTGGTGGAGTGGTGGGCTCTCGACACAACCATTGAGTTTGTGGCTTTAGTTGCCTATCCCAGCTTTTTACAGATCTTGATGCAACCCCGTCCGAATGGATGGTGTAGGTACAATTGCATTTCCCTGACACAGTTTCATTAATCTTATAACTACGCAACTCTAGTCTTTATATGCTATATGCGACGGTGTGCATGTACATATATGTCTAGTTTGTGATTCTTTTAAAAGAATATGCATATGTAGACCATTTTGTTTCGAATCATACAATCTGACATGGTCCGTGTCGCTCTCAGCGGCACGGTCGGGTTGGCCGAGCAGGCATTGtaatattttttctaaaaaaagcAACACCATTAGATTATTTACTTTTGGGTTAGTTAGATACTCCCTCCACCTTATATTAATTGatgctgaaatggatgtatctagatgtatttcagtgctagatacatatATTTCAGCGTCAACTatgatggagggagtacatgtcactGCAATTCTTGCCGATTTGGAAAGTTTTGCTGCAACTTTCATCCAGATTTTTGCAAATGCAAGAATTACAATTGCATATATCTACCTAATCATTTTTTCACTTCATTTAAAAGGGTGTTTTTgtaacaaggcaaaagatttgccatttcattCATTAAGAAAGAAGTTTAGACAAAACCCATCGAGCATGGAAATAAAAGCTACTCTCGTGGCACTACAATACTCAAATGCTTGGTGCCCGCCAAAGCCCATAATGAAACCTCCTCTTTGATCTTGGAGATAATAACCGTAGAGGAAGAGGCCGTGTCGCGAAAGACTCAAGCATTGCGCTTTGTCCATATTTTCCATGAATTAGCAGCATCAAGGAGGCAAGCGATCTGAAAGATCCATGACAAACCTAAAGATTACCATGCCACAAATCGTTGACCAAAGCCATCATGGCCGAATGGGTTGGTGAAATGCCAATGCCAATCCACGACAATATATCACTCGAAATGCGCCTCGCGAAGCGACATTGGAAAAGGTCCAAACCACCATACTTCTTCAGCCTACAAACAAGGTCCCAATTAATTTTGCACTTTCCTCCATATACCTTATCGGTGCCCGCCCAAAGATAGGCACATCAAATACTGTCGATCTTCTTTCTAACCTCAACCGGGATGTCCAAGGGTGTGAGATGGTAGATGGCAATGGATGTGAGAACAACTTTGACAAGGACAATCCGCCCCGCAGAGGCGATGTGTCTTTAAATGCAAGGGGGTAGCTTGCCGGCGACCTTATCCTTCAAATGTTGAAAGTGGATTCTTTTAAGGCGCTTGACAGACAGGGGGAGGACAAGGTATCCCATTGGAAAGGATGTTCGCACGGCCAGGAATGAGAAGAGGATGTCGTCAATGTTGACATTGTCACATTGGATGGGAGCCATAAGGTTTTTGGAGCAATTTGTGACAAGGCCAATCACCTCATCAAAGGAGTCAGGAGTTGCAACAAGGAATTGAATATCCTCCTTAATTGGTGCCACAAAGACGACAACATCATCATCATATAGAGATGCATGAATTATCGGGGTCCTCGCATGTCGGGGATGAAGCTGGCCTTGAGTCGTGGCCTAGTTTTGGATGTGATGCAAAGGTTCGATTGCCAATACAAAGAggagaggggtgtcggtgtcaaaaccgacaaatctcgggtaggggggctaagctgtgagtctaaggatcaatggtaacaagggacaagggggacacgacgtttacccaggttcgggccctctcaaaggaggtaaaaccctacatcctgcttgattgtatccaatgagtatagggattacaagagttgatctacctcgagatcgtagtggcCAACCCTAgtagtctagcctatgattattccgATGatgtctacggactaaacccctccagtttatatacacaccagaggggcctagggttgtacagagttggtttacagaggaaggaaatagtacacccggacaccaaacttgccatcCATGCACATaggagtcctatctggacacgggggaTAATCTTCTGCtttgtcttcacagcccatcagtctggcccatatcgaatagaccggatACCTAAGGACCCCCTAATTgaggactccctcaaggggagaGCCCACCTTGTCAAGGATCTCGACCATGCTTCAACACATCTCCAATCACACCATTGATGAACACTCGCGAATATGTTGTGGATAGGAGGGCCAAAACCCACTCTCTAAAGAGACTTGGGAAGCCATGGTGTCTCAAGAGCTCCATCAGAAAATCCCATCTCACTGAGTCAAAAGCTTTCCTGATGTCGATCTTGAAAAGTGACATATATATTTTTTGTGCGGTGGAAACATCTTGCCAAATTTTGTACGCACATGAAGTTATCGTGAATTCTTCTCTTCTTACTAAAACACTTTGGGCATTGGAGACAAGAGTAGGCATGTGTGTAGCAAGGCGAGTGGCAATAACTTTTGCAATAATATTGGTAATGACATGTATGAGGCTGATAGGTCGGAAGTCCGCCCCATCCTTCTTTAGAATGAGGGCAATATTCGCCGACTTGAGTCAATGGAAGTTGGAAGTATGTAAGCTTGAAAAGTGgttgacaacaagcatgatgtccCCTTTGATGATATACCAACTATCCTTAAAGAAATCCCCAGAGAACCCATCGAGCCCTGTCGCTTTATCAATGGGAAGATCGAAGATGGCAGCCTTGACTTCGTCCTTGGTAAAAACAGCCCCAAGGTCCAAGAGGTTGCAAGTGGCAGCGGGGATATTCTCCAAATTTATGTCATTGGCCCGGGGTGAGCCTCGCTTGATGACCTCAGCAAAGTGTTCTTCAATGCTGGACTTTTGTGCTCGTGATTGGTGACCCAACCATTGTCGTGTTTGAGGCGATGGATGAAGTTTTACCTCCTTCTATGGTTGACCCGGAGATGAAAAAACTGAGTGTGAGCATCCCCCTCCTTGAGATTGGTGATTCTAGAGCTCTGTTTTTTGCATGCCTTTTCAAGCACAATCAATCCAACCACTTTCCGCTTTAGCCTTCTTCTAATGTCACGCTCGTCGACACTCAAGGTCCTAT
The window above is part of the Triticum aestivum cultivar Chinese Spring chromosome 2A, IWGSC CS RefSeq v2.1, whole genome shotgun sequence genome. Proteins encoded here:
- the LOC123191853 gene encoding ent-kaur-16-ene synthase, chloroplastic-like, with protein sequence MVPSCIANGARTFVGENASLQNMERKARIKKQLLEPKLSPSSYDTAWVAMVPLPGSSPEVPCFPRCIEWILQNQQTNGAWGLAHMDSSVNKATLSSTLACVLALQRWNVGREHIRRGIHFIGKNVSVVMDEQIAAPIGFNIIFPGMLSLALGMGLQFPVRQTTVHGILHLRELELERLAADKSSGGEAYIAYVAEGLGNLSDWNEVMKFQRRNGSLFNSPSTTAAALIQNYDDKALQYLNFLVSKFDGSVPTVYPTNIYCQLSMVDTLEKVGISQYFSSEIKSILDMTYSGWLQRDEEIILDVSTCAIAFRILRMNGYDISSDELSHINEASTFHNSLQGYLRDTKSIMELYKASRVSVSESELILDNISYWSGNLLREKIFHDDVQSSSILVEVEYALKFPFYATMDRLDHKRNIENFDLSGSQMLKTEHWPCCVNQDILALAIGDFTISQSIYQSELQLLKRWVKENKLDQLLFARQRTTYCYLAAAATMFPPELSDARISWAKNSILVNIVDDFFDVAGSREELENLVELIEKWDEHYKEKFYSEQVKILFYAIYTSTSQLGIMASVVQNRDVKKHLVETWLQLLRTMMTEADWRMRQYVPTVKEYMELAIVSFTVAPILLPALYFVRQALLSCVVNDQEYNELFRLMGTCCRLLNDIQGFERESGEGKLDSVSLRVLHSDGSMSIEAAKDSIKRSIASYRKDLLRLVLKQDSVVPRACRELFWNMCKICHLFYSHTDAFTSPSEMITTVNAVLNEPLKLQIGNPYFAAQSEK